The following coding sequences lie in one Agarivorans sp. Alg241-V36 genomic window:
- a CDS encoding glycosyltransferase: MKRDLIVFGEDWQRHPSSSQHVITELAKNHRILWINSIGLRRPRLSLRDAKRVMEKVVSMFFSPSTSSSSNNSAPKASVETPANIHVLSPIALPAPRSRFFRWFNRCLLKAQVNKQVKHLKLNNPDLWIALPTAVDMLGHLNERQVIYYCGDDFNALAGVDHKHVTECETQLVEKADHVLVASDMLLRKFSKKPRLAIKTRILPHGVDYNLFVRPSSPAPSILEGGPVAGFYGSIAAWLDIPLIVSVAKALPEWRFVFIGQVQTDISAFKQVSNIEVYPAVAHSELPSYVQHWQVSWLPFKACKQITACDPLKLREYLAAGRPIVSTPFPALKPYAGMVTQVEEPFQMVEALQDSLQIPLALQQRRTSFQRMSVRSESWGERAKQVHQLLSC, translated from the coding sequence ATGAAACGCGATCTCATTGTATTTGGTGAAGACTGGCAGCGTCATCCTAGTAGTAGCCAGCATGTGATAACTGAACTGGCTAAAAATCACCGTATTCTTTGGATTAACTCCATTGGTTTACGTCGTCCTCGCTTAAGTTTACGTGATGCAAAAAGAGTGATGGAAAAAGTCGTGTCGATGTTTTTTAGTCCTAGTACATCATCTTCATCTAATAATTCAGCGCCAAAAGCATCCGTGGAAACGCCGGCTAATATTCATGTATTGTCGCCGATTGCGTTGCCCGCGCCACGCAGCCGTTTTTTCCGTTGGTTTAACCGCTGTTTGTTAAAAGCTCAGGTTAATAAACAAGTTAAGCACCTTAAGTTGAACAACCCAGATCTGTGGATTGCTTTACCAACTGCAGTAGACATGTTGGGGCATCTTAACGAGCGACAAGTTATTTATTACTGTGGCGATGACTTTAACGCTCTAGCTGGGGTAGACCACAAACATGTTACTGAGTGTGAAACGCAGTTGGTTGAAAAGGCTGACCACGTATTAGTGGCCAGCGACATGCTGTTGCGTAAGTTCTCTAAGAAGCCACGTTTGGCAATCAAAACCCGTATTCTACCCCACGGCGTTGACTACAACTTATTTGTTCGCCCATCAAGCCCGGCGCCTTCTATTTTAGAGGGCGGTCCAGTGGCTGGCTTTTATGGCTCAATCGCGGCTTGGTTAGATATTCCTTTGATTGTTAGTGTTGCTAAAGCTTTGCCAGAGTGGCGCTTTGTATTTATTGGCCAAGTGCAAACCGATATCTCTGCCTTTAAACAAGTCTCGAACATTGAGGTTTACCCAGCAGTAGCCCACAGTGAGTTGCCTAGTTACGTTCAACATTGGCAGGTATCTTGGTTACCGTTTAAAGCCTGTAAGCAAATTACCGCTTGCGATCCACTTAAATTACGAGAGTATTTGGCGGCAGGGCGCCCCATTGTAAGTACGCCTTTTCCTGCGCTTAAGCCTTATGCGGGTATGGTGACTCAAGTTGAGGAGCCCTTTCAAATGGTGGAAGCATTGCAAGACAGCTTGCAAATACCCTTGGCTTTGCAACAGCGCAGAACATCTTTTCAAAGAATGAGCGTTCGTTCGGAAAGTTGGGGAGAGCGGGCAAAGCAAGTGCACCAGTTATTATCTTGTTAA
- a CDS encoding acyltransferase yields the protein MSSMFLHHTKHWLKSSDSATAKKLFSLLKAIRLCQLPKVPLLFSLLYRLHTSLSNFLCSLLRILWWTPLFRSKTSGPSQALYLYGGMPLISEGLSIELGNRCRISGATTFSGRSSSGSPALLQIGDNVDVGWQTTIAVGRTVKLGNNVRIAGRCFMAGYPGHPLNAEQRAAGLPELDEQVGDIVLEDDVWLATGVSVMAGVNIGKGTVVAAGSIVTKSLPAGVLAAGVPAKVIKSIEEK from the coding sequence ATGAGCAGCATGTTTTTACATCACACTAAGCATTGGCTTAAAAGTAGTGACTCTGCCACAGCAAAAAAACTGTTTAGTTTGCTAAAAGCAATCAGGTTGTGCCAGCTTCCTAAAGTGCCATTGTTATTCTCACTGTTGTATCGACTTCATACCAGCCTTAGCAATTTTCTTTGCAGCCTACTGAGAATATTATGGTGGACGCCGTTATTTAGAAGCAAAACCAGCGGTCCCTCTCAAGCCTTATACCTTTATGGCGGTATGCCTTTAATTAGCGAAGGGCTAAGTATAGAGCTTGGCAACCGTTGCCGAATTTCTGGGGCTACTACCTTTAGCGGTCGTAGCAGTTCTGGCTCTCCCGCGCTGTTGCAAATAGGCGATAACGTGGACGTTGGTTGGCAAACTACCATCGCGGTAGGCCGCACCGTAAAACTTGGTAACAACGTGCGTATTGCAGGGCGTTGTTTCATGGCGGGTTATCCAGGCCACCCTCTAAATGCTGAGCAACGCGCAGCGGGGCTGCCCGAACTTGATGAGCAAGTGGGCGATATAGTTCTTGAAGATGATGTGTGGCTAGCCACGGGCGTATCCGTAATGGCCGGTGTCAATATTGGTAAAGGCACTGTGGTAGCCGCTGGCAGCATTGTGACTAAAAGCTTACCCGCTGGAGTTTTGGCTGCGGGTGTGCCTGCCAAAGTCATTAAATCAATTGAGGAGAAATAG
- a CDS encoding lipopolysaccharide biosynthesis protein, with protein MLWSKLKQARQSLQEMGIYGVLMILQKGIGLMMLPVTTRYLSLQEYGVLESLVVIFSLCSLLEISAGALPRFYPECKDASAKANLISSSVLLSLSYGLLLAVVAGFALALVPLEIFANLSLVQLAAVAAVIAFSIALQPIMMWLRIERRANCYFYLVVAQASCQVMVTLLGLQQGWGMDAVIVASVSANALGLSIGLWFCRKQLKLKLDLALSKLTLSYQRCLIGASLALFIMHGLDRLLLAEWLGAETLAQYAIMIKVVEATAMAFGVLESWWLPRRFTVLQQSNGANEVCVVHQRLLLALMLLILSAALFAPLVLKWVLPVEYLGGIEWLPLMLLALGFKLATAVTDIGCYLPNSPVWLPRINALSAVLAVGLYYLLIPSWGVWGLIVATNSVFALRFVLFTMMSLRLQALPYKVLPLLAALLPPLGLLLALPFLTPSIWTSLLPVIGLSWLLAWGMQLIKPTVHFKKAYV; from the coding sequence ATGCTGTGGAGTAAGCTCAAACAAGCGCGCCAGTCTCTGCAGGAAATGGGCATATATGGCGTATTAATGATCTTGCAGAAAGGCATTGGCCTAATGATGCTGCCGGTAACAACCCGCTACCTGAGCCTGCAAGAATACGGTGTACTAGAAAGCTTAGTGGTGATTTTTTCGCTATGTTCTCTGCTGGAAATTAGCGCTGGAGCCTTACCGCGTTTTTATCCCGAGTGTAAAGACGCTTCGGCCAAAGCCAATCTTATCTCCTCTTCTGTTTTATTGAGTTTAAGTTACGGCTTGCTTTTGGCGGTAGTGGCTGGTTTCGCCTTAGCGTTGGTGCCCTTAGAGATATTCGCCAATTTGAGCCTTGTGCAGCTAGCAGCTGTGGCAGCGGTGATAGCATTTTCTATTGCCTTACAGCCAATCATGATGTGGCTGCGCATTGAGCGCCGGGCTAATTGCTATTTTTACTTGGTAGTGGCACAAGCTAGCTGCCAAGTAATGGTGACTTTGTTGGGCTTACAGCAAGGTTGGGGAATGGACGCCGTAATTGTTGCTAGTGTTTCGGCTAATGCCTTGGGTTTAAGCATAGGTTTGTGGTTTTGCCGAAAGCAGCTCAAGTTAAAGCTAGATCTAGCCTTATCCAAGTTAACCTTAAGCTATCAGCGCTGTTTAATTGGAGCCTCACTTGCGCTTTTCATTATGCATGGCTTAGATCGCCTGTTATTGGCAGAGTGGTTAGGGGCAGAAACACTGGCTCAGTACGCCATTATGATTAAAGTGGTAGAAGCCACCGCCATGGCTTTTGGTGTGCTAGAAAGTTGGTGGTTACCGCGCCGGTTTACGGTGTTGCAGCAAAGCAATGGGGCGAATGAAGTGTGTGTGGTTCATCAGCGTTTGCTGTTGGCGCTTATGCTGCTAATACTGTCTGCCGCTTTGTTTGCGCCTTTGGTGCTCAAGTGGGTACTGCCAGTTGAATACTTAGGCGGCATAGAGTGGCTGCCGTTAATGTTATTGGCTTTAGGGTTCAAGTTAGCTACAGCGGTCACCGACATAGGCTGCTATTTACCTAATAGCCCTGTTTGGCTTCCCCGAATAAACGCTCTGTCTGCAGTTTTGGCCGTTGGACTGTATTACTTACTTATTCCAAGCTGGGGTGTTTGGGGGCTAATTGTGGCCACCAACAGTGTATTTGCCCTGCGCTTTGTTTTGTTTACTATGATGAGCTTAAGGCTACAGGCCCTGCCTTATAAAGTACTGCCTTTGTTGGCGGCCTTACTTCCTCCCTTAGGTTTATTGTTAGCTTTACCCTTCTTAACTCCCTCTATTTGGACCTCTCTGCTACCTGTAATTGGTTTGAGCTGGCTGTTGGCCTGGGGCATGCAACTGATAAAGCCAACAGTGCATTTTAAGAAAGCTTATGTTTAA
- a CDS encoding glycosyltransferase family 2 protein has protein sequence MESVFASQVSVSVIVPVFNTEQYLLLCLSSLAKQHLRSLEIIVVIDASPDNAYQVATRFAQQSSLPIRIVNLEKNVGLAQARNIGMSHAKGQYLGFLDSDDYVDENMYQHMFNQASEQQADWVSCGFSKFSDHGVECYAHQNISENTSVCNKLFRRSFILQHQISFPQGELFEDEIFSYMAELFAETVVHIDPPYYFYRHNQQGICRRAGADKHRLYARMSSIGDFMQRMEQSELLPKAAPQCLEMLCRHAYLQLRTQVSWFDLLCYWRFTQHLIEKYQLNNGDASAQDNYFVSSFSKWHSREWALWLIRIRAGRANYAVE, from the coding sequence ATGGAGAGTGTATTTGCTTCTCAAGTGAGCGTGTCGGTGATAGTGCCTGTATTTAATACCGAGCAATATTTATTACTGTGTTTAAGCAGCTTAGCTAAACAACACCTTCGCTCACTAGAGATCATTGTAGTGATTGACGCCTCTCCAGATAATGCCTACCAAGTCGCGACGCGTTTCGCCCAGCAGTCTAGTTTGCCGATCCGAATCGTTAATTTGGAAAAAAACGTTGGCTTAGCGCAAGCGCGAAACATAGGTATGAGCCACGCTAAAGGCCAGTATTTGGGTTTTTTAGACAGTGATGATTATGTTGATGAAAACATGTATCAACACATGTTTAACCAAGCCAGTGAGCAACAGGCTGATTGGGTCAGCTGTGGCTTTAGCAAATTTTCTGACCATGGGGTGGAGTGTTACGCCCATCAAAATATTAGCGAAAATACTTCGGTGTGTAACAAGCTATTCCGTCGTAGTTTTATTCTTCAGCATCAAATCAGCTTTCCCCAAGGGGAGCTATTTGAAGACGAAATTTTTTCTTACATGGCTGAGCTGTTTGCCGAAACCGTGGTGCATATTGACCCACCTTACTATTTTTATCGCCATAACCAACAAGGTATTTGCCGACGTGCTGGTGCCGATAAACATCGCTTGTATGCACGAATGTCTTCCATTGGTGATTTTATGCAACGCATGGAGCAAAGTGAATTGTTGCCTAAGGCTGCACCGCAATGTTTAGAAATGCTGTGCCGCCATGCTTATTTGCAGCTAAGAACCCAAGTGAGTTGGTTTGATTTGCTTTGCTATTGGCGTTTTACCCAGCACCTAATTGAAAAATATCAGTTAAATAATGGGGACGCGTCAGCTCAAGATAATTATTTTGTGAGCAGTTTTAGTAAATGGCACAGCCGAGAGTGGGCGCTGTGGCTGATTCGGATCCGCGCCGGGAGAGCTAATTATGCTGTGGAGTAA
- a CDS encoding glycosyltransferase family 2 protein, whose protein sequence is MFNVSIIVPVYKSEHYLASCLSSLAKQTLEHVEVIVVIDASPDNCAAIAGEFCIQYPERFRKIVLEQNVGVSMARNIAMQSAQGEYIGFVDSDDYVEPNMFELMFCKALNTNADVVSCQMRSFETHASSVEYHNIPTKEYYDDTFVTNKLFRRVYLLSKQINFYSNLIFEDEPFVYTARFATENVAEVKQVLYNYRLSPEGLCRGDNHGRFNLYDKQLMLARFLADMERRGAIEDHAAELLQCLANHALSALYYHISAIDLLGFFSFIDHLVAKYRLVERCVVLPQDYKVSRYLKFRGSVARIVLLSYWVKARQLKQQFSAGLLAPSFSTEGAK, encoded by the coding sequence ATGTTTAATGTATCTATTATCGTTCCCGTCTATAAATCTGAGCACTACCTTGCGAGTTGTTTGAGCTCTTTGGCAAAACAAACGCTAGAACATGTTGAGGTGATTGTGGTGATTGACGCTTCTCCAGACAACTGCGCGGCTATTGCTGGAGAGTTTTGTATTCAATACCCAGAGCGTTTTCGCAAAATTGTATTGGAACAGAATGTTGGAGTGTCGATGGCGCGTAACATTGCCATGCAATCTGCTCAGGGAGAATACATCGGTTTTGTAGATAGCGATGATTATGTAGAACCCAACATGTTTGAGCTGATGTTCTGCAAAGCCTTAAATACCAATGCTGATGTAGTGAGCTGCCAGATGCGTTCTTTCGAAACGCACGCTTCCAGTGTGGAATACCACAATATTCCCACCAAAGAGTATTACGACGATACCTTTGTTACTAATAAACTATTTCGTCGAGTTTACTTGCTATCTAAACAAATCAATTTTTACAGCAACCTGATTTTTGAGGATGAACCTTTTGTTTATACCGCGCGTTTTGCCACGGAGAATGTCGCAGAGGTAAAGCAAGTGCTATACAACTATCGCTTGAGCCCAGAGGGTTTGTGTCGAGGCGATAATCATGGCCGATTTAACCTCTACGACAAGCAACTTATGCTAGCGAGGTTTTTGGCAGACATGGAGCGCAGAGGTGCTATTGAAGACCATGCTGCAGAGCTATTGCAGTGTTTAGCTAACCATGCCTTAAGCGCGCTTTATTATCATATTTCGGCCATCGATTTATTAGGCTTCTTTAGTTTTATCGACCATTTAGTCGCAAAGTATCGCTTAGTTGAACGCTGCGTGGTATTGCCTCAAGACTATAAGGTGAGCCGCTATCTAAAATTTCGAGGCTCGGTAGCGCGCATTGTACTGTTGAGTTATTGGGTTAAAGCGCGCCAGCTTAAACAGCAATTTTCGGCAGGGTTGTTAGCTCCAAGCTTTAGTACAGAAGGAGCAAAATAA
- a CDS encoding O-antigen ligase has product MKIAIDKQPKTAIRLKPIVCSLLVIFVVVLTWFKLPNPLIPIALGVLPLLVVAVMKQPFWVVLGFVCFSFFRLHEAFPALYVLRIPQLLALASLACLAWHLFISRKMQIYWGKELSCLMLFVALCAVGVVFASSRPVAMAYFNGVFSKIALMTVAIAWLMRRPEDFVKAAIAFCVCGLMIAIVALQNAAAGIEMVEGTRVTIGRSMGSVLGDPNDLALTLQFPLGFALAYSLKRGVSLVRLLALVSAVTIIMAILATQSRGGLLGIATISAVLAWRRVENKALLISAGALALPILFVLAGVSERSSGGAAESGIDESSMGRIYAWQAAFKMALYNPITGVGIDNFYANYYFFSSHWDGKNHAVHSTWFGVLAETGFVGFMVFCTLLFKVCRLAHQNLQALACEAKTKHAGLYSCAEGVFAGMLGTIVSGTFLTQGFTWPIYIFTALVVAIAQLLRQPLHNAKPTK; this is encoded by the coding sequence ATGAAAATAGCCATAGATAAGCAGCCTAAAACCGCAATACGCTTGAAGCCTATTGTTTGTTCGCTGTTGGTTATTTTTGTGGTTGTTTTGACTTGGTTTAAGCTTCCTAATCCATTGATCCCTATAGCCTTAGGCGTGCTGCCTCTATTGGTGGTAGCCGTGATGAAGCAGCCCTTTTGGGTAGTGCTTGGCTTTGTTTGTTTTTCTTTTTTCCGCTTGCATGAAGCCTTTCCTGCTTTATATGTTTTGCGCATTCCGCAACTATTAGCCTTGGCTTCGCTGGCCTGTTTAGCTTGGCATTTGTTTATTTCTCGCAAAATGCAAATCTACTGGGGTAAAGAGCTTAGCTGTCTAATGTTATTTGTGGCTTTGTGCGCGGTAGGCGTGGTGTTTGCCAGCAGTAGGCCGGTTGCCATGGCCTACTTTAATGGTGTGTTTAGCAAAATAGCCTTAATGACGGTGGCTATTGCTTGGTTGATGCGCCGTCCTGAAGATTTTGTAAAGGCGGCAATTGCCTTTTGTGTGTGCGGTTTAATGATAGCCATTGTTGCCCTGCAAAATGCTGCAGCCGGTATTGAAATGGTAGAAGGCACCCGTGTCACCATTGGTCGTTCTATGGGCTCGGTATTGGGCGATCCTAATGACTTAGCTTTAACCCTGCAATTCCCCTTAGGTTTTGCCTTGGCTTATAGTTTAAAGCGAGGTGTGTCTTTGGTTCGTTTATTAGCTTTGGTGTCTGCAGTTACCATTATTATGGCTATTTTAGCCACCCAAAGCCGCGGCGGCCTGCTGGGTATTGCTACCATTAGCGCAGTACTGGCTTGGCGAAGAGTGGAAAACAAAGCATTGCTAATAAGTGCCGGGGCCTTGGCTTTGCCGATACTATTTGTATTGGCCGGCGTGTCCGAGCGTAGCTCGGGTGGGGCGGCTGAGTCGGGTATTGACGAGTCATCAATGGGCCGTATTTATGCCTGGCAAGCGGCTTTCAAAATGGCCCTTTATAATCCTATTACAGGCGTGGGCATAGATAACTTTTATGCGAACTACTATTTTTTCTCATCTCACTGGGATGGTAAAAACCATGCAGTGCATAGCACTTGGTTTGGGGTATTGGCCGAAACCGGTTTTGTGGGTTTTATGGTGTTTTGCACTTTGCTATTTAAAGTATGTAGGCTGGCCCACCAAAATCTGCAAGCCTTAGCCTGTGAGGCAAAGACAAAACATGCGGGTTTATATTCCTGTGCCGAAGGGGTGTTTGCCGGCATGTTGGGCACTATTGTTTCAGGCACTTTTCTTACTCAAGGTTTCACCTGGCCAATTTATATATTTACTGCCTTAGTGGTGGCGATTGCTCAGCTACTTCGTCAACCATTGCATAATGCAAAGCCCACTAAATAA
- a CDS encoding glycosyltransferase family 2 protein produces the protein MSQLKNIQPVCSVVIPTYNCLGYLKQALESVEQQNVAALEIIVVDDNSSDGTWQWLQAQQEKMPNLRRIKLSGKGPAVARNIAIQQAKAPLIAFLDADDIWLAGKLQRQIKFHQANPALSFSFTDYRHVAENGEDRGTCFEFWPSYRQLSQQAKCYQLKPDAAASLFAENVVGTSTVMASRAALLKCFAFDEQLPSAEDWDLWLKLALLGPVGIANYCDCEYLMRDGSESSKSQLRIKAMHIIYQRYAPAIKQQSPKALAQAKARIATAEAELSNEQSLRLSAIFSRIQALYYSPNRRRLIETLADTRNLLLLR, from the coding sequence ATGTCTCAGCTTAAGAATATTCAACCGGTATGCAGTGTCGTGATCCCTACTTACAATTGCTTAGGCTACTTAAAGCAAGCCTTAGAAAGTGTTGAGCAACAAAACGTAGCTGCGCTAGAAATTATTGTAGTAGACGATAATTCAAGTGATGGCACCTGGCAGTGGCTGCAAGCGCAACAAGAAAAAATGCCTAATTTGCGTAGAATTAAACTCTCAGGTAAAGGCCCGGCAGTGGCGCGCAATATCGCGATTCAGCAAGCTAAAGCACCGCTTATCGCTTTTTTAGATGCCGATGACATTTGGTTAGCCGGCAAGTTGCAACGCCAAATCAAGTTTCACCAAGCTAATCCAGCGCTAAGCTTTAGTTTTACTGATTACCGCCACGTAGCAGAAAACGGTGAAGACCGAGGAACCTGTTTCGAGTTTTGGCCAAGCTATCGCCAGCTCAGCCAACAAGCCAAATGCTACCAGCTTAAACCCGACGCTGCCGCCAGCTTGTTTGCCGAAAATGTAGTAGGCACTTCAACGGTTATGGCCTCGCGCGCTGCGCTACTAAAATGCTTCGCCTTTGATGAACAACTGCCTTCAGCAGAAGACTGGGATTTATGGTTGAAGCTGGCACTGCTTGGGCCGGTAGGCATTGCTAACTATTGTGATTGTGAGTACCTAATGCGTGATGGCTCGGAAAGTAGCAAAAGCCAGTTGCGGATTAAAGCTATGCACATTATCTACCAGCGCTATGCACCTGCAATAAAGCAGCAATCACCAAAAGCCCTAGCCCAAGCAAAAGCGCGCATCGCTACTGCTGAAGCAGAATTAAGTAATGAACAAAGCCTGCGCCTATCAGCGATATTCTCAAGAATTCAGGCGCTGTATTATTCGCCCAACCGCCGCCGACTTATTGAAACCTTGGCCGATACCCGAAACTTGTTATTGCTGAGATAA
- a CDS encoding ABC transporter ATP-binding protein, whose amino-acid sequence MNLLIQLTDLSIKAKELELLQPLSLKLYQDKPLTILGQTGSGKSLLAQAIVGLLPSELSQQGGVEVFGQVHDRKSLVNLWGRQVIMLPQEPWRALDPLMPAFQQVSEVYECLHKLEGEAAFNRAIEDLDRVGLKSSAAKRPGQLSGGMAQRLAVSAATAGGAKLVLADEPTKGLDVSRRDDIIQLLIDSAKGGGLLTITHDIEVARQIGGEIIVMKEGVVVERGSAEQVLENPQHAYTQSLIAADPRHWQQREKSQIAKTPVLETKNLAIGRNGAALSKGIEFTIHTGEVVGVVGDSGCGKSTLGDTLLGLLKPVEGKVNKLTNQAKPYQWLKLYQDPPAAITASVSLGVLLEDLLKLHKLDRKRVPVLMEKLNLAPELLERRSTEVSGGELQRFAILRALLLDPVFLFADEPTSRLDPIIAKEVTDLLVDLAKQQGCALLLVSHDPYMIEKRCDTVVRL is encoded by the coding sequence GTGAATCTCTTAATTCAGCTGACTGATCTTTCGATTAAAGCAAAAGAGTTGGAGCTGCTTCAGCCTTTATCACTTAAGTTATACCAAGATAAACCGCTTACTATTCTGGGCCAAACGGGTTCTGGCAAGAGTTTGTTGGCTCAGGCCATTGTAGGTTTGTTACCCAGCGAATTATCGCAGCAAGGTGGGGTAGAGGTATTTGGTCAAGTTCATGACCGAAAGTCACTAGTTAACCTTTGGGGTCGCCAAGTGATAATGCTGCCGCAAGAACCGTGGCGCGCACTTGACCCCTTAATGCCAGCCTTTCAGCAAGTCTCTGAAGTTTACGAGTGTTTGCACAAGCTTGAAGGAGAAGCTGCATTTAATCGCGCCATAGAAGACCTAGACCGAGTGGGCCTAAAAAGCAGCGCTGCAAAACGACCTGGGCAACTGTCTGGCGGTATGGCGCAGCGTTTAGCGGTAAGCGCAGCAACAGCTGGTGGCGCTAAATTGGTACTGGCCGATGAGCCAACAAAAGGCTTAGATGTCAGCCGCAGAGACGACATAATTCAATTGCTAATCGATAGTGCCAAGGGTGGTGGTTTGCTTACCATTACTCATGACATTGAAGTTGCTCGCCAGATTGGCGGTGAGATTATTGTGATGAAAGAAGGGGTTGTGGTTGAGCGGGGCAGTGCTGAGCAAGTATTGGAGAATCCTCAACATGCTTATACCCAGTCGCTGATTGCCGCGGACCCGCGCCATTGGCAACAGCGAGAGAAAAGCCAAATAGCTAAGACCCCGGTGCTTGAAACCAAAAACTTGGCGATAGGTCGCAATGGCGCTGCGCTCTCTAAAGGCATCGAGTTTACGATTCATACCGGAGAAGTGGTTGGTGTGGTAGGCGACAGTGGCTGTGGTAAAAGTACCTTGGGCGATACCTTGTTGGGCTTACTTAAGCCAGTTGAAGGCAAAGTAAATAAGCTAACGAACCAAGCTAAACCTTACCAATGGCTAAAGCTTTACCAAGATCCTCCTGCGGCGATTACTGCTAGTGTTTCACTTGGGGTATTGCTTGAGGATTTACTCAAGCTGCACAAGCTTGATCGCAAGCGAGTGCCGGTTTTAATGGAAAAGCTAAACTTGGCACCAGAGCTTTTAGAACGCCGAAGCACCGAAGTGTCGGGGGGAGAGTTGCAGCGCTTTGCAATTTTGCGTGCCTTGTTACTAGACCCTGTGTTCTTATTTGCCGATGAGCCGACCTCTCGCCTTGACCCGATTATTGCTAAAGAGGTGACTGACCTATTAGTGGATTTGGCGAAACAACAAGGTTGTGCGTTGTTATTAGTAAGCCACGATCCTTATATGATTGAAAAACGCTGCGATACTGTAGTGCGTTTATAA
- a CDS encoding ABC transporter permease, producing MMKQINLNQKLGLTILLGLLAFSILVACFSPHSIDEQNLAQRLLLPSGDNWLGTDHFGRDMMTRLASAIGLSFSLGVLCVISASVLGVTLGVCSAWAGGRVEQGLDVVVNILLALPGLVLVLLLSALAPGSFLVMYLAISLVQWVEYYRVTRAITRTIVDSPERQVSAMMGFGKWYQFKRHIWPAVAPSVFTMAAFGAANAILMMASLGFIAVGIQPPLAELGLMSVELFPFYIEAPWVLAQPLLVVALLVLGFHLLAGASRESLNSAD from the coding sequence ATGATGAAACAAATTAATTTAAATCAAAAGCTTGGCTTAACAATACTGCTTGGCCTGCTGGCATTTTCAATATTGGTGGCATGCTTTTCTCCGCATAGTATTGATGAGCAAAACTTAGCACAGCGTTTACTCCTTCCAAGTGGTGACAACTGGCTAGGTACTGATCATTTTGGCCGAGATATGATGACCCGTTTAGCCAGTGCTATTGGCTTGTCATTTAGCTTGGGCGTGCTTTGCGTTATTAGCGCGTCGGTATTAGGTGTAACGCTTGGCGTTTGTTCTGCTTGGGCGGGAGGTCGAGTTGAGCAAGGTTTAGACGTAGTAGTGAATATTCTACTGGCGCTGCCTGGTTTGGTGTTGGTGTTATTACTGTCTGCGTTGGCGCCTGGCTCTTTTCTGGTGATGTACCTCGCTATCTCATTGGTGCAATGGGTTGAGTATTATCGCGTGACCCGCGCAATTACTCGAACCATTGTTGATAGCCCAGAGAGACAAGTTTCAGCGATGATGGGCTTTGGTAAGTGGTATCAATTTAAGCGCCATATTTGGCCAGCTGTGGCTCCTTCGGTATTTACTATGGCGGCTTTTGGCGCTGCGAATGCCATTTTAATGATGGCTTCACTTGGTTTTATCGCGGTAGGTATTCAACCTCCTTTGGCTGAGCTTGGCTTAATGAGTGTTGAGTTGTTCCCATTTTATATTGAAGCGCCATGGGTATTAGCTCAGCCCCTGCTAGTGGTTGCGCTATTGGTACTAGGTTTTCATTTATTAGCAGGAGCGAGCCGTGAATCTCTTAATTCAGCTGACTGA